The following coding sequences are from one Gossypium raimondii isolate GPD5lz chromosome 4, ASM2569854v1, whole genome shotgun sequence window:
- the LOC105780057 gene encoding auxin transporter-like protein 2, whose amino-acid sequence MLPQKQAEEAIVSNLTEMELETREEDKDEEEQQSLFSFKNLLWHGGSAWDAWFSCASNQVAQVLLTLPYSFSQLGMLSGILLQVFYGLMGSWTAYIISVLYIEYRSRKEKENVSFKNHVIQWFEVLDGLLGPYWKAAGLAFNCTFLLFGSVIQLIACASNIYYINDKLDKRTWTYIFGACCATTVFIPSFHNYRIWSFLGLGMTTYTAWYLAIAAFVHGQVDGVTHSGPKKLVLYFTGATNILYTFGGHAVTVEIMHAMWKPQKFKYIYLMATLYVFTLTLPSASAVYWAFGDELLNHSNAFSLLPKNGFRDAAVILMLIHQFITFGFACTPLYFVWEKVIGMHDTKSICLRALARLPVVIPIWFLAIIFPFFGPINSAVGALLVSFTVYIIPALAHMLTYRKASARQNAAEKPPFFMPSWTAMYAFNAFIVVWVLVVGFGFGGWASMTNFIRQIDTFGLFAKCYQCKPPPPTGAAAAAANHH is encoded by the exons ATGTTGCCTCAGAAGCAAGCAGAAGAAGCAATAGTCTCAAACTTAACCGAGATGGAACTTGAAACCAGAGAAGAAgacaaagatgaagaagaaCAACAATCATTGTTTAGTTTTAAAAACCTCCTCTGGCATGGTGGCTCAGCTTGGGATGCCTGGTTCAGCTGCGCTTCCAATCAA GTGGCTCAAGTGCTGTTGACACTACCCTATTCTTTCTCTCAACTGGGTATGCTGTCGGGAATTCTGCTTCAGGTATTCTATGGACTAATGGGAAGCTGGACTGCCTATATCATCAGTGTGCTCTATATAGAGTACAGAAGCAGGAAAGAGAAAGAGAACGTCAGCTTCAAGAACCATGTCATCCAG TGGTTTGAAGTGCTTGATGGGCTGCTGGGTCCATACTGGAAGGCAGCTGGACTTGCCTTCAACTGTACCTTCCTCTTATTCGGATCTGTCATACAACTTATAGCTTGTGCAAG CAATATTTACTACATCAATGATAAATTGGATAAAAGGACATGGACCTATATTTTTGGAGCTTGCTGCGCAACCACAGTTTTCATTCCTTCCTTTCACAACTACCGTATTTGGTCTTTCCTAGGTCTTGGGATGACCACCTATACAGCCTGGTACTTGGCAATAGCTGCCTTTGTTCACGGTCAG GTTGACGGAGTTACGCACAGCGGTCCAAAAAAGTTAGTGCTCTACTTCACCGGAGCCACCAACATTCTATACACCTTTGGTGGACATGCTGTGACTGT GGAAATCATGCATGCAATGTGGAAGCCTCAAAAATTCAAGTACATATACTTAATGGCCACATTATACGTATTTACCTTAACCCTTCCATCCGCTTCTGCCGTCTACTGGGCATTCGGGGACGAGCTGCTCAACCATTCCAACGCCTTCTCTCTCCTCCCCAAGAATGGTTTCCGTGATGCTGCCGTCATCTTAATGCTTATTCACCAG TTCATAACATTTGGGTTCGCCTGCACTCCATTGTACTTCGTGTGGGAGAAGGTGATTGGGATGCACGACACAAAAAGCATATGTTTGAGGGCGCTGGCAAGGCTGCCAGTGGTGATTCCGATCTGGTTCCTGGCCATCATCTTCCCCTTCTTTGGCCCCATTAACTCCGCAGTCGGTGCTCTTTTGGTCAGCTTCACCGTCTACATCATCCCAGCTTTAGCCCATATGCTCACCTACAGAAAAGCCTCTGCCCGACAG AATGCAGCAGAAAAGCCTCCGTTCTTCATGCCAAGCTGGACTGCAATGTATGCCTTCAATGCCTTCATAGTGGTGTGGGTTTTGGTGGTTGGATTTGGGTTCGGTGGATGGGCTAGCATGACCAATTTCATCAGGCAAATCGACACTTTCGGCTTGTTCGCCAAGTGCTATCAATGCAAGCCACCTCCACCAACCGGAGCAGCAGCAGCTGCTGCAAACCACCACTGA